A single Nostoc sp. PCC 7107 DNA region contains:
- a CDS encoding DUF4114 domain-containing protein yields MKNSLFPNLLAATALVTGLWVSAAPANAINIQSRNEAPADFKDNIQDFKDFVGKESRYLSPETIGAQKVDLSQLTLKYAHDTKVFFIGETAGGYRNRLDFKATYGDTVTTGKIFGDTSCSTKDSAFQNFKEFCANPNDALANKTQQDSPLKVGDWVSLGQFQAGTTLDFLLHSNDINGGISGKNQQGQTVKGVFGLNEATNPDGLQHVMTYVYKNFLVLGYEDLWGGGDKDYNDVVFAIDIGSRNATALTKGVSVPEPSATLALVGIGAIGVLKTRRRSLKKGNS; encoded by the coding sequence ATGAAAAATTCATTGTTTCCTAATTTACTTGCAGCAACAGCTTTGGTAACTGGCTTGTGGGTGTCTGCTGCACCAGCAAACGCGATTAACATTCAAAGCCGAAACGAAGCGCCAGCTGATTTTAAAGATAATATCCAAGACTTTAAGGATTTTGTTGGCAAAGAATCTCGCTACTTATCACCTGAGACAATTGGAGCGCAGAAAGTTGATTTATCTCAACTAACATTGAAATATGCTCACGATACTAAGGTCTTCTTTATTGGTGAAACTGCTGGTGGTTATCGCAACCGTTTAGATTTTAAAGCAACTTATGGTGATACAGTCACCACAGGCAAAATCTTTGGCGATACATCTTGTAGTACTAAAGATAGTGCTTTTCAAAATTTTAAAGAGTTTTGTGCAAATCCTAACGATGCTTTAGCTAACAAAACCCAACAAGACAGCCCCTTAAAAGTTGGTGACTGGGTTAGCTTAGGTCAATTCCAAGCTGGTACTACACTTGATTTCTTATTGCACTCTAATGACATCAATGGTGGTATCTCCGGTAAAAACCAACAAGGGCAAACTGTTAAAGGTGTGTTTGGCTTAAATGAAGCTACCAATCCAGATGGTTTGCAACACGTAATGACTTATGTGTACAAGAACTTCTTAGTTTTGGGTTATGAAGACTTATGGGGAGGTGGCGACAAAGATTATAATGATGTTGTTTTTGCGATAGATATTGGTTCTAGAAATGCTACTGCATTAACAAAAGGTGTTAGTGTTCCAGAACCTTCTGCAACTTTAGCCTTGGTTGGTATCGGTGCAATTGGTGTACTCAAAACTCGTCGCCGTTCTTTGAAAAAAGGTAATAGCTAG
- a CDS encoding pentapeptide repeat-containing protein translates to MDADELLRRYQTGERNFTQVSLHSINLSEVCLAGINLDRASLVNVTLSHSNLRGANLIEANLAASYLWRTNLSGANLIWTNLKAANLIRANLSNVDLHKASLQKSDLRLADLHNADLSSADLSGADLSYANLSGANLAGANLNGANLTGANLNQADLSYTSLKKTILFKADLSNVDLSQISLKTVDLYEILAAQ, encoded by the coding sequence ATGGATGCTGATGAACTTCTCAGACGCTATCAAACAGGAGAGAGGAATTTCACTCAGGTTTCCCTGCATTCAATTAATCTTAGTGAAGTATGTTTAGCTGGAATTAATTTAGATCGGGCTAGTTTGGTGAATGTTACTCTATCTCATTCCAACTTGAGAGGAGCCAATCTCATAGAAGCAAATTTGGCTGCATCATACCTGTGGAGAACTAATCTTAGTGGTGCAAACTTAATTTGGACAAATTTAAAAGCTGCTAACCTAATTCGTGCCAACCTGAGTAACGTAGACTTACATAAAGCGTCCCTACAGAAATCAGACCTACGTTTAGCAGATTTACACAATGCTGACCTCAGTAGTGCAGACTTAAGTGGTGCAGATTTGAGCTACGCTAACCTGAGTGGTGCTAACTTAGCAGGAGCAAATCTCAACGGTGCAAACCTCACGGGAGCCAACTTGAACCAAGCAGATTTAAGCTACACCAGTCTCAAGAAAACCATCTTGTTTAAAGCTGATCTCAGTAATGTTGATTTGTCACAAATAAGCCTGAAAACAGTAGATTTGTATGAAATACTTGCGGCTCAATAG